In Tachysurus vachellii isolate PV-2020 chromosome 10, HZAU_Pvac_v1, whole genome shotgun sequence, the following proteins share a genomic window:
- the tmem151bb gene encoding transmembrane protein 151B codes for MSPPGSAATASESSTATALEEEADNPREEQRPLKQSLSKSLCREVFWKCLLLSMLMYGCMGAMVWCHVTKVTRLSFDSAYKGKSMIYHDSPCSDGYIYIPLAFLVMLYVVYLVECWHCHARNELQYKVDVEGIYERVQRMQQAKPCIWWKAISYHYVRRTRQVTRYRNGDAYTTTQVYHERVNTHVAEAEFDYGHCGVKDVSKQLVGLDKSPITKLRFTKCFSFANVESENSYLTQRARFFTDNEGLDDYMEAREGMHLKNVDFKEYMIAFSNPDNHPWYISNYVFWTAAFLTFSWPLRVLTEYRTAYAHYRVEKLFGTDYIPMTPCEEHPYCRRIPRVNTIDSTELEWHIRSNQQLVPSYSEAGLMDLAQRSGGFRQNCERCHRAISSSSVFSRSALSICNASPRLPFSSSRFSLGRLYGSRRSCFWRSGSLDEPESPSENTRCLSGHIATTEDDPPAYQDALYFPVLIVHCSESCQNHRSFHRNSSCVETSL; via the exons ATGTCCCCGCCAGGCTCGGCTGCGACAGCCAGTGAAAGCAGCACTGCGACCGCGTTAGAGGAGGAAGCAGACAACCCGAGAGAGGAG CAAAGGCCTCTGAAACAGTCTCTGAGCAAGTCCCTGTGCAGAGAAGTGTTCTGGAAATGCCTCTTGCTCTCCATGCTCATGTACGGGTGCATGGGAGCCATGGTGTGGTGCCATGTTACCAAGGTCACCCGGCTAAGCTTCGACAGTGCCTACAAAGGAAAGTCCATGATATACCATGACAGTCCATGCTCTGATGGTTACATTTATATCCCTTTAGCATTCCTTGTCATGCTCTATGTGGTTTACTTGGTGGAGTGTTGGCACTGCCATGCAAGGAACGAGCTACAGTACAAAGTGGATGTAGAAGGAATCTATGAAAGGGTGCAGAGGATGCAACAGGCCAAGCCCTGTATTTGGTGGAAAGCCATTAGCTACCATTATGTCCGGCGAACGCGACAGGTAACACGCTACCGCAACGGTGATGCCTACACCACCACTCAGGTGTATCATGAGAGGGTGAACACGCATGTGGCTGAAGCAGAATTTGACTATGGCCACTGTGGAGTGAAGGATGTTTCCAAGCAGTTAGTTGGCCTGGATAAATCACCTATCACCAAATTAAGGTTCACTAAGTGCTTTAGCTTTGCTAATGTGGAGTCTGAGAACTCCTACCTTACTCAGCGGGCCAGGTTCTTTACTGACAATGAAGGTCTTGATGATTATATGGAGGCCCGGGAGGGAATGCACCTGAAGAATGTAGACTTCAAAGAGTACATGATTGCCTTCTCAAATCCAGACAACCACCCCTGGTACATCTCTAACTATGTCTTTTGGACAGCTGCCTTCCTGACATTCTCATGGCCTTTGAGGGTGCTGACAGAGTATCGCACAGCTTACGCCCACTACCGTGTGGAAAAGCTTTTCGGAACAGACTACATCCCAATGACACCATGTGAAGAGCATCCATACTGCAGACGCATTCCCAGGGTCAACACCATTGACAGCACTGAGCTAGAATGGCACATCCGCTCCAACCAACAGCTGGTGCCCAGTTACTCAGAGGCGGGCCTGATGGACCTAGCGCAGCGCTCAGGAGGTTTCAGGCAAAACTGTGAGCGATGCCATCGAGCCATCAGCAGCTCTTCAGTTTTCTCCCGTAGTGCTTTAAGCATCTGCAATGCAAGCCCTCGCCTTCCATTTAGCAGTAGCCGCTTTTCACTGGGCCGTCTATATGGCTCACGCCGCAGCTGTTTCTGGAGGAGTGGCAGCCTGGATGAGCCTGAGAGCCCCAGCGAGAACACACGCTGTCTCTCTGGACATATCGCCACAACTGAGGATGACCCTCCAGCCTACCAAGATGCGCTTTACTTTCCGGTTCTCATTGTCCACTGCAGTGAGAGCTGCCAAAATCACCGCTCTTTCCACAGAAACAGTTCATGTGTGGAGACCTCCTTATGA